Proteins from one Acidiphilium multivorum AIU301 genomic window:
- a CDS encoding ROK family protein: MTYRIGIDLGGTKIEIAALMPDGSLAHRVRVPTPQDYGRTIDTIAGLVQDAEARLGPAHGIGIGIPGTISPATGLVKNANSERLNGNPFDKDLEAKLGRPVRVSNDANCFAMSEAADGAGAGAHCVFGVIIGTGCGGGIVIDGKVLEGRHHIAGEWGHTPLPWPRMEEMPLRRCWCGKPGCLETYIAGPALAAEADGPGARDAGSVPARAAAGEERAIRALAIHADRLARGLAMIVNILDPDVIVLGGGLSNLDHLYTDLPGLMKPYIISDTFDTPVVRNKHGDSSGVRGAAWLWPAP; the protein is encoded by the coding sequence ATGACCTATCGCATCGGCATCGACCTGGGCGGGACCAAAATCGAGATCGCGGCGCTGATGCCCGACGGCTCGCTGGCGCATCGCGTGCGGGTTCCGACACCGCAGGATTACGGTCGGACGATCGACACGATCGCCGGCCTCGTTCAGGATGCCGAGGCCAGGCTCGGCCCGGCGCATGGCATCGGCATCGGCATTCCAGGGACGATCAGCCCGGCCACCGGCCTCGTGAAGAACGCCAATTCCGAGCGGCTGAACGGCAACCCGTTCGACAAGGACCTCGAGGCGAAGCTCGGCCGGCCCGTCCGCGTCTCGAACGACGCGAACTGTTTCGCGATGAGCGAGGCGGCGGACGGCGCGGGCGCGGGCGCGCATTGCGTCTTCGGCGTGATCATCGGCACCGGCTGCGGCGGCGGCATCGTGATCGACGGCAAGGTGCTGGAAGGGCGGCATCACATCGCCGGCGAATGGGGCCATACCCCGCTGCCCTGGCCACGCATGGAGGAAATGCCGTTGCGGCGCTGCTGGTGCGGCAAGCCGGGCTGCCTCGAGACTTACATCGCCGGCCCGGCACTGGCCGCAGAGGCGGACGGGCCGGGCGCCCGGGATGCCGGCTCGGTGCCGGCACGCGCCGCCGCCGGCGAGGAACGCGCCATCCGCGCCCTCGCCATCCATGCGGACCGGCTGGCGCGCGGCCTCGCCATGATCGTCAACATCCTCGATCCGGACGTGATCGTGCTGGGCGGCGGACTGTCGAATCTCGACCATCTCTACACCGACCTGCCGGGGCTGATGAAACCCTACATCATCAGCGACACGTTCGACACGCCGGTGGTCCGCAACAAGCACGGCGATTCCTCGGGCGTGCGGGGCGCGGCCTGGCTCTGGCCGGCGCCCTGA
- a CDS encoding glycosyltransferase family 2 protein encodes MRIVIASRILNEEDIVEAFVRHNASFAAHMLFLDNGSTDRTLAILRALRDEGLPLSVFQARAVGFDEARVNSWLYETADGLHHPDWVAFLDVDEFIVAGEGGLGGALAATVAGAATVPLVHYFDTVDDDPAEPVVPRRMRWRARQTPPVPKVIVRGGFGARCAVAPGNHGASVDGVALPQIGLPGAALAHYPRRSGWHDLQKCGIGWLKVLAAGAAALQNRYSEHYQVPFERLRDAPASLIGDPAYLAQPVDPARMVFDPIDYRGGELRHTVPSDPAMRALAAALHHAEALARAHGRLLDVSAEARGLVARWNAEREFLF; translated from the coding sequence ATGCGGATCGTCATCGCCAGCCGGATCCTGAACGAGGAGGACATCGTCGAGGCCTTCGTGCGGCACAACGCGAGCTTCGCGGCGCACATGCTCTTCCTCGACAATGGCAGCACCGACCGCACGCTCGCGATCCTGCGGGCGCTGCGCGACGAGGGGCTTCCATTGTCGGTGTTCCAGGCCCGCGCCGTCGGGTTCGACGAGGCGCGGGTGAATTCATGGCTCTACGAGACCGCCGACGGGCTGCACCACCCGGATTGGGTGGCGTTTCTCGATGTCGATGAATTCATCGTCGCGGGCGAGGGCGGGCTGGGCGGCGCGCTTGCCGCGACGGTGGCGGGCGCGGCGACGGTGCCGCTCGTGCATTATTTCGACACCGTGGACGACGACCCGGCCGAACCGGTCGTCCCAAGGCGGATGCGCTGGCGCGCGCGGCAGACCCCGCCGGTGCCCAAGGTCATCGTGCGCGGCGGCTTCGGCGCGCGCTGTGCCGTGGCACCCGGCAATCATGGTGCGTCGGTCGATGGCGTCGCGCTGCCGCAAATCGGCCTGCCCGGCGCCGCACTCGCGCATTATCCCCGCCGCTCCGGCTGGCACGACCTGCAGAAATGCGGGATCGGCTGGCTCAAGGTGCTGGCGGCCGGCGCGGCTGCGCTGCAAAACCGCTATTCGGAACACTATCAAGTGCCGTTCGAGCGTTTGCGTGATGCTCCCGCGAGCCTGATCGGCGACCCGGCCTATCTCGCCCAGCCCGTGGACCCGGCGCGGATGGTGTTCGACCCGATCGACTATCGCGGTGGCGAGCTGCGCCATACGGTGCCGTCCGACCCGGCGATGCGCGCGCTCGCGGCGGCGTTGCACCATGCCGAGGCGCTGGCCCGTGCCCATGGCCGCCTGCTTGACGTGTCGGCCGAGGCGCGCGGCCTGGTCGCGCGATGGAACGCGGAGCGCGAATTCCTGTTCTGA
- a CDS encoding sulfurtransferase TusA family protein, with protein MADRQLDARYLKGPMPVLRAARELRSIAPGTRLRVLATDPRAVVDFRDFCRDAGHALISWSEVKGVFSFTIRAGGAKQEAAAKEAARHDTAR; from the coding sequence ATGGCGGACAGACAGCTCGACGCGCGCTATCTGAAAGGGCCGATGCCGGTGCTGCGGGCGGCCCGCGAACTGCGCTCCATTGCCCCTGGCACGCGGCTGCGCGTGCTCGCGACAGATCCCCGCGCTGTCGTCGATTTTCGCGATTTCTGTCGCGATGCCGGCCACGCGCTGATCTCGTGGAGCGAGGTAAAGGGCGTCTTCAGCTTCACCATCCGCGCCGGCGGCGCGAAACAGGAGGCCGCCGCGAAAGAAGCGGCCCGGCACGACACCGCCAGATAA
- a CDS encoding polyprenyl synthetase family protein codes for MTATESDAALAAALRDAAALIETELDVLLPLPEGEERPLVEAMRYAVLGGGKRMRGFLVIETARLFSVNITCAVRVAAAVEMLHAYSLVHDDLPAMDDDDLRRGKPSCHKAFDEATAILAGDALQTRAFEVLAEPDTHSDPEVRCELVLALAAASGARGMVGGQMIDIVSEGRQLEPPVITRLQALKTGRLIQFSAEAGAILGRAPGPQRHHIAGYGRDLGAAFQIADDILDEEGSDASLGKTAGKDAAQGKATMVAVMGIERARTHAAHLASQAAAYLDSFGAKADLLRALAAFTVNRRN; via the coding sequence ATGACCGCCACCGAGTCCGACGCCGCTCTCGCCGCTGCCCTCAGGGACGCGGCTGCCCTGATCGAGACCGAACTCGACGTGCTGCTGCCCCTGCCCGAGGGTGAGGAGCGCCCGCTGGTCGAGGCGATGCGCTATGCCGTGCTCGGCGGCGGCAAGCGGATGCGCGGCTTCCTCGTGATCGAGACGGCACGGTTGTTTTCGGTCAACATCACCTGCGCGGTACGCGTTGCCGCCGCGGTCGAGATGCTGCACGCCTACTCGCTGGTGCATGACGACCTGCCGGCGATGGACGATGACGATCTGCGCCGCGGCAAGCCGTCCTGCCACAAGGCCTTCGACGAGGCGACCGCGATCCTGGCCGGCGATGCGCTGCAAACCCGCGCCTTCGAGGTGCTGGCCGAGCCGGACACCCATTCCGATCCCGAGGTGCGCTGCGAACTGGTGCTGGCCCTCGCGGCCGCCTCCGGCGCGCGCGGCATGGTCGGCGGCCAGATGATCGACATCGTCTCGGAAGGCCGGCAGCTCGAACCGCCGGTGATCACCCGCCTGCAGGCGCTCAAGACCGGGCGGCTGATCCAGTTCAGCGCCGAGGCCGGTGCCATTCTCGGTCGCGCGCCGGGGCCGCAGCGGCACCATATCGCCGGCTACGGCCGGGATCTCGGCGCCGCCTTCCAGATTGCCGACGACATTCTCGACGAGGAGGGCTCGGATGCCAGCCTCGGCAAGACCGCCGGCAAGGACGCTGCCCAGGGCAAGGCGACGATGGTCGCGGTGATGGGGATCGAGCGCGCGCGCACCCATGCGGCGCATCTCGCGAGCCAGGCCGCCGCCTATCTCGACAGTTTCGGCGCGAAGGCCGATCTGCTTCGCGCGCTGGCCGCCTTCACGGTCAACCGCCGGAACTGA
- a CDS encoding TMEM175 family protein codes for MDRDRLAAFSDGVLAIIITVMVLELKTPSGPELAALSASLPTLAGYVLSFLYVAIYWNNHHHLFQLVERVNGTILWANIHLLFWLSLIPFATGWLGEYPRASGPAALYGFVLLMPAIAWKIAQAAIIHAQGPDSPLATVLGRDIKGKISPPLYLAGLVLAFVSPWIADGLYALVALLWCVPDRRIEALFDGR; via the coding sequence ATGGATCGCGATCGCCTTGCCGCGTTCAGCGACGGGGTGCTCGCCATCATCATCACGGTGATGGTGCTCGAGCTGAAGACGCCGTCCGGCCCCGAGCTTGCCGCGCTGTCCGCCAGCTTGCCGACGCTCGCCGGCTACGTGCTGAGCTTTCTCTATGTCGCGATCTACTGGAACAACCACCATCATCTCTTCCAGCTGGTCGAGCGGGTGAATGGCACGATTCTCTGGGCCAACATCCACCTGCTGTTCTGGCTGTCGCTGATCCCCTTCGCCACCGGCTGGCTCGGCGAGTACCCCCGCGCCTCGGGCCCGGCGGCGCTCTACGGCTTCGTCCTATTGATGCCGGCGATTGCCTGGAAGATCGCGCAGGCGGCGATCATCCACGCGCAGGGTCCAGACTCCCCTCTGGCGACGGTGCTTGGTCGCGACATCAAGGGGAAGATTTCACCGCCGCTCTATCTCGCCGGCCTGGTCCTCGCCTTCGTCTCGCCCTGGATCGCCGATGGACTTTACGCTCTGGTCGCCTTGTTGTGGTGCGTGCCGGACCGTCGGATCGAAGCGTTGTTCGACGGGCGCTGA
- a CDS encoding leucyl aminopeptidase has product MIDIGFAKPALPESGALALLLAEGAALDGVAAALDAALEGGLTRAMAAARFTGKRGQTATLIAPGAGLDRVVLVGLGAADDVTPHRAESAGATAAAALLKEPSASLAADALDPALLAHAALGARLRSYRFDRYRTRQKEEQKPKLANLAVLASDTAATRTAFAPLAALAAGVELTRDLVSEPANILTPAEMADRAKTLKSLGVKVEVMDQRDLEKLGFGALLGVARGSVNEPRVVVMQWLGASEPEAPARGRKAQAKQAAKPARKERAVPHDPLVFIGKGVTFDTGGISLKPAAGMEDMKWDMAGAGTVIGLMAALAGRKARVDAVGLVGLVENMPSGSAQRPGDVVTSYSGQTIEVLNTDAEGRLVLADVLAYAQERFQPRFMIDLATLTGAIIVALGHENAGLFSNDDTLAGQLAEAAKITGEGVWRMPMGEAYDKLINCDIADMKNIGGGRAGGSITAAQFLQRFVNKVPWAHLDIAGMAWATKDGAVGPKGATGFGVRLLDRLVADHYER; this is encoded by the coding sequence ATGATCGATATCGGATTTGCAAAGCCCGCGCTGCCCGAAAGCGGTGCGCTCGCCCTGCTGCTGGCCGAGGGCGCGGCGCTCGACGGTGTTGCAGCAGCATTGGACGCCGCCCTCGAAGGTGGGCTCACCCGCGCGATGGCGGCGGCGCGCTTCACCGGCAAGCGCGGGCAGACCGCAACCCTGATCGCGCCCGGCGCCGGTCTCGACCGCGTGGTGCTGGTCGGCCTCGGCGCCGCCGACGACGTCACCCCCCACCGCGCCGAGAGCGCCGGGGCGACCGCCGCCGCGGCACTGCTGAAGGAGCCGTCCGCCTCGCTCGCCGCCGACGCGCTCGACCCTGCCCTGCTCGCCCATGCCGCCCTCGGCGCGCGGCTGCGCAGCTACCGGTTCGACCGCTACCGCACCCGCCAGAAGGAGGAACAGAAGCCGAAACTCGCGAACCTCGCCGTGCTGGCGTCCGATACGGCGGCGACGCGCACCGCCTTCGCCCCGCTCGCCGCCCTTGCCGCCGGCGTGGAGCTGACCCGCGATCTCGTTTCCGAGCCCGCCAACATCCTCACCCCGGCCGAGATGGCCGACCGCGCGAAGACGCTGAAATCGCTCGGCGTAAAGGTCGAGGTGATGGACCAGCGCGACCTTGAGAAACTTGGCTTCGGCGCGCTGCTCGGCGTCGCCCGCGGCAGCGTGAACGAGCCGCGCGTGGTGGTCATGCAATGGCTCGGCGCCTCCGAGCCCGAGGCGCCGGCGCGCGGCCGCAAGGCACAGGCGAAGCAGGCGGCGAAACCCGCGCGCAAGGAGCGCGCCGTCCCGCACGATCCTCTGGTCTTCATCGGCAAGGGCGTGACCTTCGATACCGGCGGCATCTCGCTCAAGCCCGCCGCCGGGATGGAGGACATGAAATGGGACATGGCCGGCGCCGGCACGGTGATCGGCCTGATGGCGGCACTCGCCGGGCGCAAGGCGCGGGTCGACGCGGTCGGGCTGGTCGGCCTGGTCGAGAACATGCCCTCCGGCAGCGCGCAGCGGCCGGGCGATGTCGTGACCTCCTATTCCGGCCAGACGATCGAGGTGCTCAACACCGACGCCGAGGGCCGGCTGGTGCTGGCCGACGTGCTGGCCTACGCGCAGGAGCGGTTCCAGCCGCGCTTCATGATCGACCTCGCGACGCTGACCGGGGCCATCATCGTGGCGCTCGGCCACGAGAATGCCGGCCTGTTCTCGAACGACGACACGCTGGCCGGGCAGCTCGCCGAGGCGGCGAAGATCACCGGCGAGGGCGTATGGCGCATGCCGATGGGCGAGGCCTATGACAAGCTGATCAACTGCGACATCGCCGACATGAAGAATATCGGCGGCGGCCGCGCCGGCGGCTCGATCACCGCGGCGCAGTTCCTCCAGCGCTTCGTCAACAAGGTGCCCTGGGCGCATCTGGACATCGCCGGCATGGCCTGGGCGACCAAGGACGGCGCCGTCGGCCCGAAGGGGGCGACCGGCTTCGGCGTCCGCCTGCTCGACCGGCTGGTGGCGGACCATTACGAGCGCTGA
- a CDS encoding YqhA family protein: MSDQGPTRRNGGVVRIIEALLFGGRWLLAPLYLAMLVLLALIVARFIVELIHAAPGLIAMSETQVIMATLSLIDLSLTANLIVLVILSGYENFVARITLAEGDRRPEWMGSIDFGALKLKMLGSITVIAAVHVTRVFLEVRTESDRVVLFQSGLMLALVLTGVLLALTDRLAGHD; this comes from the coding sequence ATGAGCGATCAAGGCCCAACCCGCCGCAATGGTGGCGTGGTGCGCATTATCGAGGCGCTGCTGTTTGGCGGGCGCTGGCTGCTGGCGCCGCTCTATCTCGCGATGCTGGTGCTGCTGGCGCTGATCGTCGCCCGTTTCATCGTCGAACTCATCCATGCGGCACCCGGACTGATCGCGATGAGCGAGACGCAGGTGATCATGGCGACGCTGTCGCTGATCGACCTCTCGCTCACCGCCAACCTGATCGTGCTCGTGATTCTCTCGGGCTACGAGAATTTCGTCGCCCGCATCACCCTGGCGGAGGGCGACCGCCGGCCGGAATGGATGGGCAGCATCGATTTCGGCGCCCTCAAGCTGAAAATGCTGGGGTCGATCACGGTCATCGCCGCGGTCCATGTCACCCGCGTCTTCCTCGAGGTGCGCACCGAATCAGACCGCGTCGTGCTGTTCCAGTCCGGGCTGATGCTCGCGCTGGTGCTCACCGGCGTGCTTCTCGCGCTGACCGACCGGCTCGCCGGTCACGACTGA
- a CDS encoding histone deacetylase family protein, producing the protein MPVALITHPACFDHDTGPHHPERPARLRAVLGALETPEFQHLLREVAPEAPESALRAVHHDAYVDSILAMAPAEGEPVHLDADTLMSHGSLAAALRSAGGAMRAVDAVMEGWARAAFVATRPPGHHAEPNRAMGFCLFANAAIAAHHARAHGLKRVAVVDFDVHHGNGTQAMFETDADLFYASSHQYPCYPGTGRPSERGVAGNIVNAALPPGSGSAEFRAAWQDTLIPALERFAPELLIISAGFDAHRFDPLAELNVETADFAWLTEALVRVADRHCGGKVVSLLEGGYDLEALAAGTAAHVRALMRH; encoded by the coding sequence ATGCCCGTTGCCCTGATCACCCATCCCGCCTGCTTCGACCACGATACCGGCCCGCACCACCCCGAGCGCCCGGCGCGGCTGCGGGCCGTGCTGGGCGCGCTGGAAACGCCCGAATTCCAGCATCTGCTGCGCGAGGTGGCGCCGGAGGCGCCTGAATCCGCGCTGCGCGCGGTGCATCACGACGCTTATGTCGATTCGATCCTGGCGATGGCGCCAGCGGAAGGCGAACCGGTGCATCTCGATGCCGACACGCTGATGAGCCATGGCAGCCTCGCCGCGGCGCTGCGCTCGGCCGGCGGCGCCATGCGCGCGGTCGACGCGGTGATGGAGGGCTGGGCCCGCGCCGCCTTCGTTGCCACGCGGCCGCCGGGGCATCACGCCGAGCCGAATCGTGCCATGGGCTTCTGCCTGTTCGCCAATGCCGCGATCGCCGCGCATCATGCCCGCGCCCATGGTCTGAAGCGCGTTGCCGTGGTCGATTTCGATGTCCATCACGGCAACGGCACCCAGGCGATGTTCGAGACGGATGCCGACCTGTTCTATGCCTCCTCGCACCAGTATCCGTGCTATCCGGGCACCGGCCGCCCTTCCGAGCGCGGGGTCGCCGGCAATATCGTCAACGCCGCGCTGCCGCCCGGCTCGGGCTCGGCCGAGTTCCGCGCCGCCTGGCAGGACACGCTGATCCCCGCACTCGAGCGGTTCGCGCCGGAACTGCTCATCATCTCCGCCGGGTTCGATGCCCACCGGTTCGATCCGCTCGCCGAACTCAATGTCGAAACCGCCGATTTCGCCTGGCTGACCGAGGCGCTTGTGCGCGTCGCCGACCGGCATTGCGGCGGCAAGGTGGTTTCCCTGCTCGAGGGCGGCTACGATCTCGAGGCGCTCGCCGCTGGCACCGCCGCCCATGTCCGCGCCTTGATGCGGCATTGA
- a CDS encoding exodeoxyribonuclease VII small subunit has protein sequence MAAAKPDAGAPESGPDIDKLSFEDALAELERIVRGLETGQQKLEDAIAAYERGSRLKQHCEARLAEAESRVQSIVARADGSLALKDDQ, from the coding sequence ATGGCCGCAGCCAAGCCGGACGCCGGCGCCCCGGAGTCGGGACCGGACATCGACAAGTTGTCCTTCGAGGATGCCCTGGCCGAGCTGGAGCGCATCGTGCGCGGGCTCGAAACCGGGCAGCAGAAGCTCGAGGACGCCATCGCCGCGTATGAGCGCGGCAGCCGTCTGAAGCAGCATTGCGAGGCGCGGCTGGCCGAGGCCGAGAGCCGCGTGCAGTCGATCGTCGCCCGCGCCGACGGCTCCCTTGCCCTGAAGGACGACCAATGA
- the cysQ gene encoding 3'(2'),5'-bisphosphate nucleotidase CysQ has protein sequence MNDNQLLELAASLAEAAGREILAVRAGGFTVDRKADETPVTIADTRAERVIVEGLRRAVPEIPVVAEEEVAAGRQTDPGRRFWLVDPLDGTREFAEGRDEFAVCIGLVVDGRPHLGAVGAPAQGAVYGGIVGQGAWRQNGAGRHPIAARTPPAEGITVYASRHYADDPQLAAYLARYKVAKLTNIGSALKFCRLAEGAADFYPRLGRTMEWDTAAPQAVLEAAGGCVVTMADETPLRYGKKGFENPHFLCFGRAAG, from the coding sequence ATGAACGACAATCAACTGCTCGAACTCGCAGCCTCGCTGGCCGAGGCCGCGGGGCGCGAAATCCTTGCCGTCCGTGCCGGCGGCTTCACCGTTGACCGCAAGGCCGACGAAACCCCGGTGACGATCGCCGACACGCGCGCCGAACGGGTGATCGTCGAGGGGTTGCGCCGTGCCGTCCCCGAGATCCCGGTGGTTGCCGAGGAAGAAGTCGCCGCCGGCCGGCAGACCGATCCCGGCCGCCGCTTCTGGCTGGTCGATCCGCTCGACGGCACGCGGGAATTCGCCGAGGGGCGCGACGAGTTCGCGGTCTGCATCGGCCTTGTGGTCGATGGCCGGCCGCATCTCGGCGCGGTCGGCGCGCCGGCGCAGGGTGCCGTCTATGGCGGGATCGTGGGGCAGGGGGCCTGGCGGCAGAACGGTGCCGGCCGCCACCCGATTGCCGCCCGCACCCCGCCGGCGGAGGGGATCACCGTCTATGCATCTCGCCATTACGCGGACGATCCGCAACTCGCCGCCTATCTCGCCCGCTACAAGGTAGCGAAGCTGACGAATATCGGCTCGGCGCTGAAATTCTGCCGCCTCGCCGAGGGCGCGGCCGATTTCTACCCCCGCCTCGGCCGGACCATGGAGTGGGACACCGCGGCGCCGCAGGCGGTGCTGGAGGCGGCGGGCGGCTGCGTCGTCACCATGGCGGACGAAACCCCTCTCCGTTACGGCAAGAAGGGGTTCGAGAACCCCCACTTCCTCTGCTTCGGCCGCGCCGCCGGCTGA
- a CDS encoding glycosyltransferase family 61 protein, which produces MPRPADPEFIAPEWIRLHAEAPREAFDLALLGPMRARLAGPGLVWHGGALLDDESVMPVYVRRIVHEDDGAMPARLATLPPRREARPAFVFHGWGVRVYGHLLIEMLPKLLLAARFSPLLSGALPVLDRQMPDWFITILHDHLGIDPEQAIWFDSAHERLDLDRAIILPLLGRRGGYHPLTGSLIDDFIARTTRPPAAPVPRIFVARGDFANPDAPQRRYVNESEIAAIARDEFGFAVLRPETLPFAEQVGLFAGARAIVGPMGSGLHNAIFAGPDCVTGVIRCHALDQSAIAALRGQRIGLLSEGIHETAPQAYRVEPDRFRRFLAALLQS; this is translated from the coding sequence ATGCCACGCCCGGCGGACCCGGAATTCATTGCGCCGGAATGGATCCGGCTCCACGCCGAGGCGCCGCGCGAGGCCTTCGATCTCGCCCTGCTCGGGCCGATGCGGGCGCGCCTCGCCGGGCCGGGGCTGGTATGGCATGGCGGCGCGCTGCTCGATGACGAAAGCGTCATGCCCGTCTATGTCCGCCGCATCGTGCATGAGGATGACGGGGCGATGCCGGCGCGCCTCGCCACCCTGCCGCCGCGGCGCGAGGCGCGGCCGGCCTTCGTCTTTCACGGCTGGGGCGTTCGGGTCTACGGCCACCTTCTGATCGAGATGCTGCCGAAGCTGCTGCTCGCCGCCCGGTTTTCGCCGCTGCTGTCTGGCGCCCTCCCGGTGCTCGACCGCCAGATGCCGGACTGGTTCATCACGATCCTGCACGATCATCTCGGCATCGATCCCGAACAGGCCATCTGGTTCGACTCGGCGCACGAGCGACTCGATCTCGACCGCGCCATCATCCTCCCGCTGCTCGGCCGGCGCGGCGGGTATCATCCGCTGACCGGATCGCTGATCGACGATTTCATCGCCCGCACAACCCGCCCGCCAGCAGCACCCGTGCCACGGATCTTCGTCGCCCGCGGCGATTTCGCCAATCCCGATGCGCCGCAACGCCGCTACGTCAACGAGAGCGAGATCGCCGCCATCGCCCGCGACGAATTCGGCTTCGCCGTGCTGCGGCCGGAAACCCTGCCCTTCGCCGAACAGGTCGGGCTGTTCGCCGGCGCGCGGGCGATCGTGGGGCCAATGGGCTCGGGCCTGCACAATGCGATCTTCGCCGGGCCGGACTGCGTGACCGGGGTGATCCGCTGCCACGCGCTCGACCAGTCGGCGATCGCCGCACTGCGCGGCCAGCGGATCGGCCTGCTGAGCGAAGGCATCCACGAGACCGCGCCGCAGGCCTACAGGGTCGAGCCCGACCGGTTCCGCCGCTTCCTCGCGGCGCTGCTTCAGTCGTGA